The following proteins are co-located in the Apium graveolens cultivar Ventura chromosome 5, ASM990537v1, whole genome shotgun sequence genome:
- the LOC141725154 gene encoding uncharacterized protein LOC141725154, which produces MARRRSVDDVQNGKMKEAEEIDTHRTVYIDTNLDTHLALVASVFDTVVDIKKKVMLEHLNCFPKLGEISIHALKVKRKGHFYHLSDSMRVNRVFEGVKNSWFLSLDASCMKQPSENGQSCRPNISNRSPMLFLPYNPTNTGCKSSILKSASVQCPSNQKVEPILDDSCREYSEDIVKKHKFCSSEILKNVSADHNRVSDFPTAGTVAAYIQCNNSAEPSPEIGLSVKKKKQKIKKHNVDELGDSPVKENISLEHVSGRDELCHEILLSAVEKTKAEEGDALQGNSGLVCKSTQKTSKQESILPEFQHTGGNIASNNVSYESTDTDHLPMSLHIENKMSKKKRKRHDVTLSGADNYERASCPSAVKDSAIKDRVKEKNNSLSHVTRDLERKTSKQETIFPEDKYNNQIIASNIMSSQSTETDQVTMSLGVENMKSKKKRKMHELNLSNAENHDKPGLPLPVKDSSVEDKMKVKNIPSHQETGQVLSTHKMLDPSNLLLDTERKDHKEIDDSPKETTDPVSTSKQVFELAMNSEGQNYSPKVVLNSLSSEPADNQQLRTSPAIKSKRGKKKRKKDIKRKKDVTFNLPSAVVLPSSVLDAGGEESFQEKSISSNDVAAGDESHHEVTVPINMVVNAEKTEHEENSEDPSKENKGLVSINGTSTQETGLASTSMADKHNNQKVAVDNLSSAAADNEHLRTGTDKKSKTDKKKMKTNVKINISNSTVLPSSARDAGAESLNEKKRASNYVSAGDETHPESAVPAKLLVDREKIEYENIGNSSKEDKNSVSSNKTSARGTGLTGNNVEDQSIVDSFPEPAESEHLRSNSSIKRKKSKKKSKKETAFSLSSAVVLPSSAQDVGEESYKEKKVTLNDVSGEDESLPKVVVTANLLVNSARTEHGESSGDHFEQNKGSVSQCKNISTQDSGLKENSVQDQDNTQKVVLDTLYPELADSEHLGTNSNIKKVKKKKKRKIDATLTVPSANVLPSFVQDAVGEESLNENIVSLHEDESHHEIVIPENFLVNAERPEGEEIPGDPMEKDKVGFNAASTTIGLNLDKNTAQISMNEDLVNIQSADMIKDKSRNDQANFNIQSQPAVSESGSDRIDFMHYFLPGKAKDKVAASDKNGITRLERDDITKKIPNKNTASLTSHDQAPPLQSSKNQEGGVKSHIKCSSDIDPQESFSQDVSGRSLRPSKNSSSNKYQKGLASSFEPDQARTPRPVLQASGRGVSANSTPASAYTKGKKVSSAVLSSNSESFGKSPGTKSKKLVSNADRRLVACAKGSAKGISEVKSRPLHKKSLLNTPGFIFKDDSSESSDDEGASERSHARTPSDDVSSSDSDRETQISLDSLKRASGSCGLDKKEDVLNIEKKRSSNLRTTTIDMILRSSSRYKKAKLTAESQPEMEDSESQLVDCVPDSQANP; this is translated from the exons ATGGCTCGACGGCGTAGTGTAGATGATGTCCAAAATGGCAAGATGAAAGAAGCAGAAGAAATAGATACACATCGAACTGTATATATCGACACCAATCTCGATACTCATCTTGCCCTCGTCGCCTCCGTGTTTGATACTGTTGTCGACATCAAAA AGAAGGTGATGCTGGAACACCTCAACTGTTTTCCCAAGCTTGGGGAGATAAGCATACATGCTTTAAAG GTCAAGCGCAAAGGCCACTTCTATCACCTTTCAGATTCCATGCGCGTTAATCGAGTATTTGAAGGGGTGAAAAATAGTTGGTTTCTTTCTTTGGATGCTTCTTGTATGAAGCAACCCAGTGAAAACGGACAGTCCTGTAGACCTAACATAAGCAACCGCTCACCGATGCTTTTCTTACCGTATAATCCTACAAATACTGGGTGTAAATCTTCCATTCTTAAGTCAGCATCAGTTCAATGTCCGAGTAACCAGAAAGTTGAGCCAATCCTGGATGACTCTTGTAGAGAATATTCTGAAGATATAGTGAAAAAACATAAGTTTTGTAGCTCTGAGATTTTGAAAAATGTATCTGCTGATCACAACAGGGTTTCAGATTTCCCGACGGCTGGAACGGTAGCTGCTTATATTCAATGCAATAATTCTGCAGAACCTTCTCCAGAAATTGGGTTGTCTGttaaaaagaaaaagcaaaagattAAGAAACACAATGTGGATGAATTAGGAGACAGTCCTGTGAAGGAGAACATATCTTTAGAACATGTATCTGGTAGAGATGAATTATGCCATGAGATTTTGCTTTCTGCTGTCGAGAAGACAAAAGCTGAAGAAGGAGATGCTTTGCAAGGTAATAGTGGTTTAGTCTGTAAGTCTACACAAAAGACTTCTAAACAAGAGAGTATATTGCCAGAATTCCAGCATACTGGAGGAAATATTGCATCAAACAATGTATCTTATGAATCTACTGATACAGACCATCTGCCAATGAGTTTGCACATTGAAAATAAGATGAGcaagaagaagaggaagaggcATGATGTGACTTTATCGGGTGCTGATAATTACGAAAGGGCCAGCTGTCCTTCAGCTGTCAAAGATTCCGCCATTAAAGATAGAGTGAAGGAAAAGAACAATTCTTTAAGTCATGTAACTCGTGACCTGGAGAGAAAGACTTCTAAACAAGAGACTATATTTCCAGAAGACAAGTATAATAATCAGATTATTGCATCAAACATTATGTCTTCTCAATCTACTGAGACAGACCAGGTGACAATGAGTTTAGGTGTTGAAAATATGAAGAGCAAGAAGAAGAGGAAAATGCATGAACTGAATTTGTCAAATGCTGAAAATCACGATAAACCTGGTCTTCCTTTGCCTGTTAAAGATTCTTCAGTAGAGGACAAAATGAAAGTAAAGAACATTCCTTCACATCAAGAAACTGGTCAAGTGTTGTCAACCCATAAGATGCTCGACCCTTCAAATTTGTTGCTAGATACAGAGAGGAAAGACCACAAAGAAATCGATGATTCTCCGAAAGAAACTACTGATCCAGTTTCTACTTCTAAACAAGTGTTTGAATTGGCAATGAACTCTGAAGGACAGAATTATAGTCCAAAAGTAGTGTTGAATTCTCTATCATCTGAACCTGCTGATAATCAGCAGTTGAGAACCAGTCCGGCTATTAAAAGTAAGAGGGGCAAGAAAAAAAGGAAGAAGGATATAAAGCGGAAAAAGGACGTGACATTCAATTTACCAAGTGCGGTTGTGTTGCCTTCATCTGTTCTGGATGCAGGGGGAGAGGAGAGCTTCCAAGAAAAAAGCATTTCTTCGAATGATGTAGCTGCTGGGGATGAATCACACCATGAGGTCACTGTTCCTATAAATATGGTTGTAAATGCAGAGAAGACCGAACATGAAGAAAACAGTGAAGATCCTTCAAAAGAAAATAAAGGTTTAGTCTCTATTAATGGGACTTCTACACAGGAGACTGGGTTGGCAAGTACCTCCATGGCAGACAAGCATAATAACCAAAAAGTTGCTGTGGATAATTTGTCATCTGCAGCTGCTGATAATGAGCACTTGAGAACAGGCACCGACAAGAAAAGTAAGACAGATAAGAAAAAAATGAAGACAAATGTGAAAATAAATATATCAAATTCCACTGTCTTACCTTCATCTGCTAGAGATGCTGGGGCTGAGAGTTTAAATGAAAAGAAAAGGGCTTCAAATTATGTATCTGCTGGAGATGAAACGCACCCTGAGAGTGCTGTTCCTGCAAAATTGTTGGTAGATAGAGAGAAGATAGAATATGAGAATATTGGAAATTCTTCAAAAGAAGATAAAAATTCAGTCTCTTCTAATAAGACTTCTGCACGAGGGACTGGATTAACTGGGAACAATGTGGAAGACCAGAGTATAGTTGACTCATTTCCCGAACCTGCTGAGAGCGAGCATTTGAGAAGTAACTCAAGCATCAAACGTAAAAAGAGCAAGAAAAAGAGTAAAAAGGAAACGGCATTTAGCCTATCAAGTGCGGTCGTCTTGCCTTCTTCTGCTCAAGATGTGGGGGAGGAGAGTTACAAGGAAAAGAAAGTTACTTTAAATGATGTATCTGGTGAAGATGAATCACTTCCAAAAGTTGTTGTCACTGCAAATTTGCTGGTAAATTCAGCAAGGACAGAACATGGGGAATCCAGTGGGGATCATTTTGAACAAAATAAAGGTTCGGTTTCTCAATGTAAAAATATATCTACACAAGATAGTGGATTGAAAGAGAACTCTGTACAAGACCAGGATAATACTCAAAAAGTTGTATTAGACACCTTATATCCTGAACTTGCTGACAGTGAGCATCTTGGAACaaattcaaatataaaaaaagtgaagaaaaagaaaaagaggaAGATAGATGCAACACTCACCGTACCAAGTGCGAATGTCTTGCCTTCATTTGTTCAAGATGCTGTTGGGGAGGAGAGTTTGAATGAAAATATTGTTTCTTTGCATGAAGATGAATCGCACCATGAGATTGTTATCCCTGAAAATTTTTTGGTCAATGCAGAGAGGCCAGAAGGTGAAGAAATCCCTGGAGACCCTATGGAAAAAGATAAAGTTGGTTTCAATGCTGCCAGCACAACTATTGGATTGAATTTGGATAAGAACACTGCACAAATCTCTATGAATGAAGATTTAGTTAATATTCAGTCTGCAGATATGATAAAAGACAAATCTAGGAATGATCAAGCTAATTTCAATATTCAAAGCCAACCAGCAGTGTCTGAAAGTGGGAGTGATAGGATTGACTTCATGCATTATTTTCTTCCTGGAAAAGCAAAGGACAAAGTTGCTGCTTCTGACAAAAATGGAATAACAAGATTAGAGAGGGATGATATAACAAAGAAAATCCCAAATAAAAATACAGCTTCTTTAACATCACATGATCAAGCACCTCCTCTTCAGTCTTCTAAAAATCAAGAGGGTGGAGTTAAATCTCATATTAAATGCTCTAGTGACATCGATCCTCAAGAATCATTCTCACAGGATGTGAGTGGCAGATCTCTACGTCCCTCCAAGAACTCGAGTTCAAATAAATATCAAAAAGGGCTTGCTAGTTCCTTCGAACCTGACCAAGCCAGAACTCCTCGCCCAGTCTTGCAGGCCAGTGGAAGAGGTGTTTCTGCAAACAGTACACCTGCCTCTGCTTATACAAAAGGGAAGAAAGTATCTTCAGCTGTATTAAGCTCTAACTCAGAATCTTTTGGCAAATCTCCTGGCACAAAAAGTAAGAAATTGGTTTCAAATGCTGATCGCCGTCTTGTTGCATGTGCAAAAGGTTCTGCAAAAGGTATTAGTGAGGTGAAGAGCAGGCCACTACATAAAAAGAGCTTGCTAAATACACCGGGTTTCATCTTCAAGGATGATAGTAGTGAGAGCTCAGATGATGAAGGGGCAAGTGAACGGTCTCATGCTCGCACCCCGTCTGATGATGTATCATCCTCTGACTCGGACAGGGAAACCCAGATAAGTCTAGACTCGCTGAAAAGAG CTTCAGGATCTTGTGGTTTGGACAAAAAGGAAGATGTGCTAAACATAGAGAAGAAGCG